In the genome of Corynebacterium glucuronolyticum DSM 44120, the window AAGGATGACGACAAGGACGACGCATCCGAGTCCTCGGCAGCGGCCGCATCCAGCGACGAAGCCCCGTCCATCACCATCGACGGCAAGCAGGTTTCGGGCACGTTCACGCCCGTCCACTGCACCCTCGACACCGACGATGGCCAGCAGGAGCTGAACATCGACGCGGGCGACAAGTCCGATAAAGCCGAGCGCGATGAGCTCGAGGTTGAGATCACCGATCCCGAGGGCACGCCACGCCTGACCGGCCTGTCGGTGGAGCGCGCAAACGACAAGGAGTTTGAACTCACCGACGCGCAGGAAAACGCCGCCACGGTAACCAAGGACGGCTCCACTTGGACGATCACCGGTGAGGGTCACTACGACGACGATGAGTCCACCGCTATCCCCTTCGACGTGAAGGTGAGCTGCCCGGCATAACTCGCCACAACGGGCGCACTGCCCCGCAGACACATCACCCCCGATCCCAGCCGACGGAAAGGCTGTGACCGGGGGTTCATTCGTTTGTAGAACCCCCGACTATCCCGCTGTCCACCCCCACGCGGCACTTTTGCTCACAAAAATCCGACTATTAGGGTGAGAGGGGCCGCCCCACCGGCGGCCCCTACCCAAACCGTAACGGCAGCACGCCAACCCGACGCGCACCGCCGAAAACTAGCAGCTAGGAGTATCCGTGGACCTCGTGGAGCTCGCACGGTGGCAATTCGCCATCACTACCGTGTACCGGCCCCAACGGTTCCGGGAAATCGACGCTCATAGGGGCACTCATCGGCGCGCTACCCATCGAAGGCGGCACCATCAAATACAAGGGCACGCCGCCTCATTCCATGACGCGGCACGACATCGCTATGACCGTCGCGGTCGTCGCACAAGCAGACGAGGCGGGGCTTCCCCTCCCCGTGAGCAACTCCGTTGCGCTGGGCAGGCTCCCGTTTCGGCGCGGGTACGCGGCTATCGAAAGCGCCGAGGATGCGCGGCGGGTGGAGGAGGCGCTGCAGGCCACCAATCTCACCCATAAGAAAGCATGCCTGACCACGGAGTTATCAGGCGGTGAGCGGCAGCGGGTGGCGATTACCCGGGCGCTTGCCCAGGACACGGATTTTTTGCTCCTCGACGAGCCGACGAACCACCTCGATCTGAAGATTCAACTCGATCTTCTGGAGCTGATCAAAAACGCCGGCTAGACGACGGTCCTCGTTCTCCACGATCTCAACCTCGCCGCCCGATACTGTGACAATGTTCTCACACTTGACCAGGGTAAATCCGTTTGTTTTGGGGCGCCGAGCGACGTATTGACACCGCAACGCATCCAAGAGGTGTTCGGTGTGCGGGCCACACCCGGCGACGTCGAGGGCATCCGCCGGTTCGTGTTCTTGCCCGTGCTGTAAGCGCGCGAACATGCGTCACGCTCCTCCCTTACCGGGTAGGAGCGTGATTTTTTGTTGTGTAGGTGATTAGTTCCTCGCCCATGCGCCGATGGTGCCGGGGACCATGGGTGGCGTCTCTCCGAGGATTGCTTTGGTATTGGCGTCTTGCTCCAACTCGGAGAGGACGGTTTTCACTGCCCGGGACTTCTTCCGATCCTTGTGTGCTCCCATGCCCACGGGCATCATGCCGCGGCCGAAGCCACCTGCAGAACGGCCACCGGCACCACTACTGGCGCTGCCTGTTCCCAGGCTTCCGCGTGGCACGCCAGCCGAACCACCACCTTTTCCTCCGACCTCTGACAGGTTCGGGAGCTTACCGGTACCTGTTCCCGCAGCACCTACACCGCCACTGGAAACACCTGCACCAAAGCCGTTTGCTACACGCCCGCCTTTCTTCGGACGCTCGGTTGTGAGCCGGGATGGCCCAGCTATGGATGAGCCTCGCCCGGCTACAGCTGCCGGGCGCGTGACGGCGCGCCTCGGATTGGTGGCGGTCTTCTTGGTACCTCCGCAGCCTGCTCCTGCACCCTGACCTGCCCGACCGGCAACGGGGACGGCGCCACCTCCCCTCTGGGTAGTACCTATGGCTGAGGCGTGCGGAACTCCGCCGATCCCCGGTGCACCAATAGAAGAGGCAAGACCCGCACCTGGTACAGGCCCTACACCAGACGATAACGCGCTGTTTCCAGGCGCTGGTGCTACGGCCTGGGTGACGGTGGGCGCGGCACTGCCAGCGACTGTGGTCTGCCCACCGCTGGTGTCGCCGTGGGTGGCACCATTTAATTGTTGTGCTGCGTGTACGAGAGCTGGGTCCGGGTCGCCGATGCGGATTTTTTCCAGCTGCCCGTCAAAGTCCCGCTTCGATTGGGTGGCTAGATCCGCCAGTTCTGCCTCCAGTGCCCCGCCAGAAGACGGTGGGACAACGGCGTCGAGAAGCGAACCAACGCGAGGCTCAGCCAGCGACAACAGTGGGGGCATGGCGACCTTGGCGTAGGCCAGAAGCGCCAGCCGCTCTTGTAGCTCACGGGCACCGGGGATGGGGTTTGTCATCACCGATCCGTTGATTGCACCGGCGGCTGCACTGCCAAGCTTGTGTGTCAGGCCCATCCGCCCGGACCACCTGGCCATCGCCTCCGCGTTCAAGCCGAAGGACTCGGTCGCCTCGCTTGTTGCCCGCAGCTTATCGACGATGGCGTCGATCACCTCGCCGCGGTTGGCACTGGCAATGTCGTTGGCGATGATGCGCAAGCGATCGGTCGCATCGACCATCGACGCGTGCAATCCCTTCCACGCCGTGGTTGCTTCCCCGATGGCGGACGTGTGGGTGGTGAAGTAGTCGCGCAGAAGCGCGATGACACTCCGTGGTGGAATGACGACTTTAGCGCCCACGGCGACGGGCACCGGTGTCATGTGTTCCGGAAGGGCTATAACACCCAGTTTTTCAGCCGACACAGAGCCTGAACCCGTCCCTTCCCCGCAACCCCCGTGCAGCCGATCCAGCGACCGGGTGAACACATCCTCCTGCGCCTCGAATCCTTGCACAGTCGCTTCCAGGCCTCGGGCAAGCCCGCCGATGACCTCCCCCAATCCCTGAACGACGGCACGCGCGGACCCCGGCCCCGAGTCCAGCACACCCGCGTGC includes:
- a CDS encoding lipoprotein LpqH, giving the protein MNVTKKMAAVLATATLALGLTACGDGSETETVTETAPATTVTTDKDANTTARDNDKDDDKDDASESSAAAASSDEAPSITIDGKQVSGTFTPVHCTLDTDDGQQELNIDAGDKSDKAERDELEVEITDPEGTPRLTGLSVERANDKEFELTDAQENAATVTKDGSTWTITGEGHYDDDESTAIPFDVKVSCPA